In Sporichthya polymorpha DSM 43042, a genomic segment contains:
- a CDS encoding PaaI family thioesterase, translating into MTDQTLEPLAPEIDHLTNRPGPEAPSAEWAEWANGTAQLRGLGIACTAAGVGSGEFTVETVPYPPNPNGSVNGGMLSAIADQVMGVLTAMACPPGYLAATASLHIQFHRPAYAPLDVRGQLLPGGSRVKFVEVVLRDRTGEHCATAQGTMIVGGAARPESGESR; encoded by the coding sequence ATGACAGATCAGACGCTGGAACCCCTCGCCCCCGAGATCGACCACCTGACCAACCGCCCCGGCCCGGAGGCACCCTCCGCGGAGTGGGCGGAGTGGGCCAACGGCACCGCCCAGCTGCGCGGCCTCGGCATCGCCTGCACGGCGGCCGGGGTCGGGTCCGGGGAGTTCACCGTCGAGACGGTCCCCTACCCGCCGAACCCCAACGGGTCGGTGAACGGTGGGATGCTCTCGGCGATCGCGGACCAGGTGATGGGCGTGCTCACCGCGATGGCGTGCCCGCCCGGGTACCTCGCGGCCACCGCGTCGCTGCACATCCAGTTCCACCGGCCCGCCTACGCCCCGCTCGACGTGCGCGGGCAGCTGCTGCCGGGCGGAAGTCGCGTCAAGTTCGTGGAGGTCGTTCTCCGCGACCGGACGGGCGAGCACTGCGCGACGGCACAAGGCACGATGATCGTCGGCGGCGCCGCCCGCCCGGAGTCAGGAGAGAGCCGATGA
- a CDS encoding FAD-dependent oxidoreductase, translating to MTDVSPDVDVLVVGSGAAGLCAALAAVEHGAHRVLVAEGSPEVGGSSRLSGGIVMGSRSGVQHANEIYEDEDALFHDYRSLMRWDVTAGPVRKFARRSGETIDWLAAHGVPFFDRLIFGGEERAPRSHAVDGGGQALIDALHRAATARQIDIALGQRVDRLLVEDGRVVGVAVGDDEITAGAVVLATGGFGAAPEKIAELFPSAWDPERTWYIGHDGARGDALDLAGALGAQVTGHDRGLRTLGPGGTFVNEALLPGWVVLLDPNGHRFADETAPYGILDNAVRAHGNRCVAFLDAAALQPPAELADRYRDAYKQVWPNHAPFSPRHYKTEMIEFLLGQKTAFVADDLASLAVEVGLDPTAVVGEIDRYNGFADAGTDADHGKAGKFLLPLRTPPFYAVPLYPITVNLTGAGLRIDDCARVIGADGRPVPGLFAAGECVGGLLGPLYMGSGNSLGLATGVGRIAGEEAAALATGAAH from the coding sequence ATGACCGACGTCTCGCCCGATGTCGACGTCCTCGTCGTGGGGTCCGGCGCGGCCGGGCTGTGCGCGGCGCTGGCCGCGGTCGAGCACGGCGCGCACCGGGTGCTGGTCGCGGAGGGTTCACCGGAGGTCGGAGGCTCCTCACGGCTCTCGGGCGGAATCGTGATGGGCAGCCGCAGCGGCGTCCAGCACGCGAACGAGATCTACGAGGACGAGGACGCCCTCTTCCACGACTACCGCTCGCTGATGCGGTGGGACGTCACCGCCGGGCCGGTCCGGAAGTTCGCCCGCCGGTCGGGCGAGACGATCGACTGGCTGGCCGCCCACGGCGTTCCGTTCTTCGATCGACTGATCTTCGGCGGCGAGGAGCGGGCGCCGCGCTCCCACGCCGTCGACGGAGGCGGGCAGGCGCTGATCGACGCGCTGCACCGGGCCGCGACGGCCCGTCAGATCGACATCGCGCTCGGGCAGCGGGTGGACCGCCTGCTCGTGGAGGACGGTCGCGTCGTCGGCGTCGCCGTCGGGGACGACGAGATCACCGCCGGCGCCGTCGTCCTCGCGACCGGCGGGTTCGGGGCCGCGCCGGAGAAGATCGCGGAGCTGTTCCCGTCCGCGTGGGACCCCGAGCGGACCTGGTACATCGGGCACGACGGCGCCCGCGGCGACGCGCTCGACCTCGCGGGCGCGCTCGGCGCGCAGGTGACCGGCCACGACCGCGGGCTGCGCACGCTCGGCCCGGGCGGCACGTTCGTCAACGAGGCCCTGCTGCCGGGGTGGGTCGTGCTGCTCGACCCGAATGGCCACCGCTTCGCCGACGAGACCGCGCCGTACGGGATCCTCGACAACGCGGTGCGCGCGCACGGCAACCGGTGCGTCGCGTTCCTCGACGCCGCGGCGTTGCAGCCACCCGCCGAGCTCGCCGACCGCTACCGCGACGCCTACAAGCAGGTGTGGCCGAACCACGCCCCGTTCTCCCCGCGGCACTACAAGACCGAGATGATCGAGTTCCTGCTCGGCCAGAAAACCGCGTTCGTCGCCGACGACCTCGCCTCGCTCGCCGTCGAGGTGGGGCTGGACCCGACCGCCGTGGTCGGCGAGATCGACCGCTACAACGGTTTCGCCGACGCGGGCACCGACGCCGACCACGGCAAGGCGGGCAAGTTCCTGCTGCCGCTGCGGACTCCGCCGTTCTACGCGGTGCCGCTGTACCCGATCACGGTGAACCTCACCGGGGCCGGGTTGCGCATCGACGACTGCGCGCGCGTGATCGGCGCGGACGGGCGCCCCGTGCCCGGACTGTTCGCGGCCGGAGAATGTGTCGGCGGCCTGCTCGGGCCGCTCTACATGGGCAGTGGCAACTCGCTCGGCCTCGCGACCGGCGTCGGCCGGATCGCGGGCGAGGAGGCCGCGGCCCTGGCGACGGGAGCTGCTCACTGA
- a CDS encoding nuclear transport factor 2 family protein, with protein sequence MTYASLPPAIVGFLAALERRDLDGVLDHFTADATYAYAMPLPALEGREAIGAMFGKLLVEAEAVRWDIVGYTVDGDRVWTERVDRFTFAGREVPIEVAGIFELAGEKIRAVRDYVDMATWRERKDA encoded by the coding sequence ATGACGTACGCAAGCCTTCCCCCGGCGATCGTCGGGTTCCTCGCGGCATTGGAGCGCCGGGACCTCGACGGCGTCCTCGACCACTTCACCGCCGACGCGACCTACGCCTACGCGATGCCGCTGCCGGCCCTGGAGGGCCGGGAGGCGATCGGCGCGATGTTCGGCAAGCTCCTCGTCGAGGCCGAGGCCGTGCGCTGGGACATCGTCGGGTACACCGTCGATGGCGACCGGGTCTGGACCGAGCGCGTCGACCGCTTCACCTTCGCCGGTCGTGAGGTGCCGATCGAGGTCGCCGGGATCTTCGAGCTGGCGGGCGAGAAGATCCGCGCCGTGCGCGACTACGTCGACATGGCCACCTGGCGGGAGCGGAAGGACGCATGA
- a CDS encoding AMP-binding protein, whose product MTFAARLAAERPDEVALRAPDGDWTWAQADAALRPMVNGLLSARYRPTRRVAVYAENSGRTLLHYAAATLAGCSAVAVNFHLTPEETAYILTHSQTDLLIVDDVTAERGMTAARLAGVPAVVGGSGAVTGVISLAQAAAFAGDDEPPTTQEPRPTMVYTSGTTGTPKGVELPLTSWVGGANIDEHLERLAQNSMVAHGRHLVVGPMYHSGPITGTRLFLGGTPVTVLGRFDAEKFLATIERDRIGSSIVVPTHLQRVMALPPEARDRYDLTSLKFLLQVGAKFPEPDKRATIEWLTSRGLPDVLWESYGASEVGTTCMISAAEWLERPGSVGRAIPPFEASILDDDDKPVPPGTEGRLFFRAPAGHGLRYVDGPGTGDGEPFTLGEIGVMDDEGYVWITDRASDMVVSGGVNIYPAESEKVLLDHEAVAEVACIGVPHPDLGEALHAVVVATGAVTAEDLLDYCRERLTLYKCPRTVEFVDALPRTPVGKLDKKALRAARR is encoded by the coding sequence ATGACGTTCGCCGCCCGCCTCGCGGCCGAGCGCCCCGACGAGGTCGCTCTCCGGGCGCCCGACGGGGACTGGACCTGGGCCCAGGCCGACGCCGCCCTGCGGCCGATGGTGAACGGGCTGCTCTCCGCGCGGTACCGCCCGACCCGGCGGGTCGCGGTCTACGCCGAGAACAGCGGGCGGACCCTGCTCCACTACGCGGCCGCGACCCTGGCCGGGTGCTCGGCGGTGGCGGTCAACTTTCACCTCACGCCCGAGGAGACCGCGTACATTCTGACGCACAGTCAGACCGATCTGCTCATCGTGGACGACGTCACCGCGGAGCGTGGGATGACCGCCGCCCGGCTGGCGGGCGTGCCCGCGGTCGTGGGCGGCTCCGGGGCGGTCACCGGCGTCATCTCGCTCGCGCAGGCGGCCGCGTTCGCCGGGGACGACGAGCCGCCGACGACGCAGGAACCCCGCCCGACGATGGTCTACACGTCGGGCACCACGGGCACCCCGAAGGGCGTCGAGCTGCCGCTGACGTCGTGGGTCGGTGGGGCGAACATCGACGAGCACCTCGAGCGGCTCGCACAGAACTCGATGGTCGCGCACGGGCGGCACCTCGTCGTCGGGCCGATGTACCACTCGGGGCCGATCACCGGCACGCGCCTGTTCCTCGGCGGGACGCCCGTCACGGTGCTCGGCCGGTTCGACGCCGAGAAGTTCCTCGCGACGATCGAGCGCGACCGCATCGGGTCCTCGATCGTCGTGCCCACGCACCTGCAGCGGGTGATGGCGCTGCCGCCCGAGGCGCGCGACCGGTACGACCTGACGTCGCTGAAGTTCCTGCTTCAGGTCGGCGCGAAGTTCCCCGAGCCGGACAAGCGCGCGACGATCGAGTGGCTGACGTCGCGCGGGCTGCCCGACGTGCTCTGGGAGTCGTACGGCGCGTCCGAGGTCGGGACGACCTGCATGATCAGCGCCGCCGAGTGGCTCGAGCGGCCGGGCTCCGTGGGCCGGGCGATCCCGCCGTTCGAGGCGAGCATCCTCGACGACGACGACAAACCGGTGCCCCCCGGGACCGAGGGACGGTTGTTCTTCCGCGCGCCGGCCGGTCACGGGCTGCGGTACGTCGACGGGCCGGGCACCGGGGACGGCGAGCCCTTCACCCTCGGCGAGATCGGCGTGATGGACGACGAGGGGTACGTCTGGATCACCGACCGCGCCTCGGACATGGTCGTCTCCGGGGGCGTGAACATCTACCCGGCCGAGTCCGAGAAGGTCCTGCTCGACCACGAGGCCGTGGCCGAGGTCGCGTGCATCGGCGTCCCGCACCCGGACCTCGGCGAGGCGCTGCACGCGGTGGTCGTCGCGACCGGCGCGGTGACCGCGGAGGACCTGCTCGACTACTGCCGCGAGCGGTTGACGCTCTACAAGTGCCCGCGCACGGTGGAGTTCGTCGACGCCTTGCCGCGCACGCCCGTCGGCAAGCTGGACAAGAAGGCGTTGCGGGCCGCTCGCCGATAG
- a CDS encoding M23 family metallopeptidase, translating to MSTTTRIRPGPWWAVDVARLRIPLAAFAIVAMLLDAVVGLPLPRFTSLALVLAALALYFRGGRVHATPTLLDAPVTGRWFAVNSPADKVPSHGLHAYGQTYAVDLINQPTGEWKLDLGWRGPHTRSPAEYPGFGAPVLAPADGVVVRAKNSQRDHGARTSWPGVLLMTAEGALMEATGRILGNHVVIDIGDGRYVALAHLRRGSVTVRRGDSVQAGQQIGECGNSGNSSEPHLHVQVMDAPSIFFGAGLPMRFRGMVTETGDEVDVPSNEQAVLASPVH from the coding sequence ATGTCGACGACCACGCGAATCCGCCCCGGCCCCTGGTGGGCCGTCGACGTCGCGCGGCTGCGCATCCCGCTCGCGGCGTTCGCGATCGTGGCGATGCTGCTCGACGCCGTCGTGGGCCTGCCGTTGCCGCGGTTCACCAGCCTCGCCCTCGTGCTGGCGGCGCTGGCGCTGTACTTCCGCGGGGGCCGGGTCCACGCGACCCCGACGCTGCTCGACGCCCCGGTGACCGGCCGGTGGTTCGCGGTGAACAGTCCCGCGGACAAGGTGCCGAGCCACGGGCTGCACGCGTACGGCCAGACCTACGCCGTCGACCTGATCAACCAGCCGACCGGCGAGTGGAAGCTCGATCTGGGCTGGCGCGGCCCTCACACCCGGTCGCCCGCGGAGTACCCGGGCTTCGGGGCGCCGGTGCTCGCCCCCGCCGACGGGGTCGTGGTGCGGGCCAAGAACTCCCAGCGCGACCACGGGGCGCGGACCTCGTGGCCCGGCGTCCTGCTGATGACCGCCGAGGGTGCGCTGATGGAGGCGACGGGGCGGATTCTCGGCAACCACGTCGTGATCGACATCGGTGACGGTCGGTACGTGGCGCTCGCGCATCTTCGCCGCGGGTCGGTGACGGTGCGTCGGGGCGACTCGGTGCAGGCCGGTCAGCAGATCGGCGAGTGCGGGAACTCGGGCAACTCCAGCGAGCCGCACCTGCACGTTCAGGTCATGGACGCGCCCAGCATCTTCTTCGGCGCGGGCCTGCCGATGCGCTTCCGCGGAATGGTCACCGAGACCGGCGACGAGGTCGACGTCCCCTCGAACGAACAGGCGGTGCTGGCGAGTCCCGTCCACTGA
- a CDS encoding class I SAM-dependent methyltransferase, with translation MKEHRIFAAFYDRIIASVEKKVLGRRRRALLGPLTGRVLDVGAGTGVNIPYFEAASRVVLAEPDGAMRAKLNARLGQAAVPVEVSDAPAENLPFPDASFDAVVCTLVLCTVADPERALSEIHRVLVPGGTLVVLEHVAAPADARLHRWQHRIGPVWTKLAAGCVLTRDTAASVEKAGFTFTSLDRLRELPGWMPISPMISGVATKPL, from the coding sequence ATGAAGGAGCACCGGATCTTCGCCGCGTTCTACGACCGCATCATCGCGTCCGTCGAGAAGAAGGTGCTCGGCCGCCGCCGCCGCGCACTGCTCGGCCCCCTGACGGGCCGTGTGCTCGACGTCGGAGCGGGGACGGGCGTGAACATCCCGTACTTCGAGGCGGCGTCCCGGGTCGTGCTCGCCGAGCCCGACGGCGCGATGCGGGCGAAGCTGAACGCCAGGCTCGGCCAGGCCGCGGTGCCGGTCGAGGTCTCCGACGCCCCGGCGGAGAACCTTCCGTTCCCCGACGCCTCCTTCGACGCGGTGGTCTGCACGCTGGTGCTGTGCACCGTTGCCGACCCGGAGCGCGCGCTGTCCGAGATCCACCGTGTGCTCGTCCCGGGCGGGACCCTCGTGGTGCTCGAGCACGTCGCGGCCCCCGCGGACGCTCGGTTGCACCGCTGGCAGCACCGCATCGGCCCGGTCTGGACCAAACTCGCCGCCGGCTGCGTCCTCACCCGCGACACCGCTGCGTCGGTCGAGAAGGCGGGGTTCACGTTCACCTCCCTCGACCGACTCCGCGAGCTCCCCGGCTGGATGCCCATCAGCCCGATGATCTCCGGCGTCGCCACGAAGCCGCTGTAG
- a CDS encoding PEP-utilizing enzyme — MSGEPWDTLNDPTAESLWWSTDNMGEAAPGVLSPLGWSVWGHVGERAAREALFRAGALTAGERAAPDDVHDRIVRVFCGRMAMQVQFLATVGDRMPGTSGQQVAAGIFGRVPDDLEFAPTRAQYPAVAARLPAVALATPARVRRLAVEADAWWAAQTAASASWDRGEAVAGLRIGMQWFGRTLTLHTLCLMTCVSPVYDLLTALVRRVGVGDVGALSGSGGAEMAVVSDLWRASRGKLTLDQVTARHGFHGPAEGEISSRVWREDCSPLVALVSRYADEPESASPTQIERRRAESERAARAEVLAAVPRWQRPGVAAVLDLAAKRIPMRGVGKRSFLQGIDGTRAAARRLGELLAKDGLLADPDDAFYLTWRELMLGPPPEAKELVSLRRARRAEYQQLVLPGSWKGTPVPIPASDTAADVVSGIGASAGVVEGRVRVLLTPDFDAVEPDEILVSPTTDPSWSSVMFLSSALVVDIGSALSHAAVVARELGLPCVVNTRTGTRDLRTGDLVRVDGTAGTVTVLERA, encoded by the coding sequence ATGAGCGGCGAGCCCTGGGACACCCTGAACGACCCGACCGCGGAATCGCTGTGGTGGTCGACCGACAACATGGGCGAGGCCGCGCCGGGTGTGCTGTCCCCGCTGGGATGGTCGGTGTGGGGCCACGTGGGCGAGCGGGCGGCGCGGGAGGCGTTGTTCCGCGCGGGGGCGCTGACCGCCGGCGAGCGGGCGGCACCTGACGACGTCCACGACCGCATCGTCCGCGTCTTCTGCGGCCGCATGGCCATGCAGGTGCAGTTCCTCGCCACGGTCGGGGACCGCATGCCGGGCACGTCGGGGCAGCAGGTCGCCGCGGGGATCTTCGGACGCGTCCCGGACGACCTCGAGTTCGCCCCGACCCGGGCGCAGTACCCGGCGGTCGCGGCGAGGTTGCCCGCCGTTGCGCTCGCGACGCCGGCCCGGGTGCGGCGTCTCGCGGTCGAGGCCGATGCGTGGTGGGCGGCGCAGACGGCGGCGTCGGCGAGCTGGGACCGTGGGGAGGCCGTCGCCGGCCTGCGGATCGGGATGCAGTGGTTCGGCCGCACCCTGACGCTGCACACGCTCTGCCTGATGACCTGCGTGTCGCCGGTGTACGACCTGCTGACGGCGCTGGTCCGCCGGGTGGGGGTGGGCGACGTCGGTGCGCTGTCCGGGTCCGGTGGGGCGGAGATGGCGGTCGTGTCTGATCTCTGGCGTGCGTCGCGGGGAAAGCTGACGCTGGATCAGGTCACTGCCCGTCACGGCTTTCACGGCCCGGCGGAGGGCGAGATCTCGTCCCGGGTGTGGCGTGAGGACTGCAGCCCGCTGGTAGCCCTGGTCTCCCGGTACGCCGACGAGCCGGAGTCGGCGTCGCCGACGCAGATCGAACGGCGGCGCGCCGAGTCCGAGCGAGCGGCTCGGGCGGAGGTGCTGGCGGCGGTGCCGCGGTGGCAGCGTCCCGGCGTCGCCGCGGTACTGGACCTGGCCGCGAAGCGGATCCCGATGCGTGGCGTCGGCAAGCGCTCGTTTCTGCAGGGGATCGACGGCACCCGCGCCGCCGCCCGGCGGCTGGGGGAGCTGCTGGCGAAGGACGGTCTGCTCGCCGACCCCGACGACGCCTTCTACCTGACGTGGCGTGAGCTGATGCTCGGCCCGCCGCCGGAGGCGAAGGAGCTGGTGTCGCTGCGCCGTGCCCGCCGGGCCGAGTACCAGCAGCTGGTCCTGCCGGGCAGCTGGAAGGGGACCCCGGTCCCGATTCCGGCCTCCGACACCGCGGCCGACGTGGTCAGCGGGATCGGCGCGAGCGCCGGCGTGGTCGAGGGCCGTGTGCGCGTGCTGCTGACGCCCGACTTCGACGCCGTCGAGCCCGACGAGATCCTGGTGTCCCCGACGACCGACCCCTCGTGGTCCTCCGTGATGTTCCTGTCCTCCGCGCTCGTCGTCGACATCGGCAGTGCCCTTTCCCACGCCGCCGTCGTCGCCCGGGAGCTCGGCCTCCCGTGCGTCGTCAACACCCGCACCGGCACCCGCGACCTCCGCACCGGCGACCTCGTCCGCGTCGACGGCACCGCCGGCACCGTCACCGTCCTCGAGCGGGCCTGA
- a CDS encoding SDR family NAD(P)-dependent oxidoreductase has protein sequence MHDPFRLDGETALVTGGTSGIGAAIAVLFRDRGAEVVVCGRNVDRGKAFEAETGIRFVAADVTSEVQVSAAVAACGRLSVLVNNAGPTDLLHTRSVDGPVGEMTPENWARLIDSTLTGAYLTTHHALPLLTAAGRSAIVNISSIAATQAMPGFDAYSAGKAGLEAMTRSLAAGYGHLGVRANAVRVGSIRVDHGDGERRRGVEPDPRPDAWRRPEPPKAGAPEDVAHAALYLASPASAYVTGVVLPVDGGLQMRSLMPWQTARPGD, from the coding sequence GTGCATGACCCCTTCCGGCTCGACGGCGAGACCGCCCTGGTCACCGGGGGAACGAGCGGCATCGGTGCGGCCATCGCCGTGCTGTTCCGCGACCGCGGCGCCGAGGTGGTGGTGTGCGGGCGCAACGTCGACCGCGGCAAGGCGTTCGAGGCCGAGACCGGGATCCGGTTCGTCGCCGCCGACGTCACCAGCGAGGTCCAGGTCTCGGCGGCGGTCGCCGCGTGCGGCCGGCTGTCGGTGCTGGTCAACAATGCGGGCCCGACGGACCTGCTGCACACGCGCAGCGTCGACGGGCCGGTCGGGGAGATGACGCCCGAGAACTGGGCCCGGCTGATCGACTCGACCCTGACCGGCGCCTACCTGACGACCCATCACGCGCTCCCGCTGCTGACGGCCGCGGGACGGTCCGCGATCGTCAACATCTCCTCGATCGCAGCGACGCAGGCGATGCCGGGCTTCGACGCGTACTCCGCCGGCAAGGCCGGCCTGGAGGCGATGACGCGGTCCCTCGCCGCGGGCTACGGGCATCTGGGCGTGCGCGCGAACGCCGTGCGCGTCGGCTCGATCCGGGTCGACCACGGCGACGGCGAGCGACGGCGCGGTGTCGAGCCGGACCCGCGTCCGGACGCGTGGCGCCGTCCGGAGCCGCCGAAGGCGGGCGCGCCCGAGGATGTCGCGCACGCCGCGCTGTACCTCGCGTCGCCCGCGAGCGCCTACGTCACCGGCGTCGTGCTGCCCGTGGACGGCGGGCTCCAGATGCGGTCGCTGATGCCGTGGCAGACCGCGCGCCCCGGTGACTAG